GAGTAGGTACATggttatacatggttatacatgAGGATATACatggtagaggatagagagggtagagggggcaaatgataaagggaatagaggataaaggggtagagggggtagagggggattTCCACATACACTATaaatacaaagtatgtggacacccatttaAATTAGTGgaattggctatttcagccacacccgttggtgacaggtgtataaaataaagcacattactgagttccaaacttTCTCTTGAAGCACTATCAGCACAATAACTGATTGTCAGGAACTTCattaaatggatttccatggccgagcagccgcacacaagcctagatcaccatgcacaatgctaaGTGTCGCCTGGagaggtgtaaagctcgccgccattggactctggagcagtagatatgcgttctctggagtgatgaatcatgcttcaccatttggcagtccgaCGATGAATTTGTGTTTGGCGGATGCCCAGAAGAATGTTATCTGCACCAATGCacaatgccaactgtaaagtttggtggaggaggaataatggtctgggggtgtttttcatggttcaggctaggccccttagttccagtgaagtgaaatcttagatgattctgtgcatccaactttgtggcaacagtttggggaaggccctttcctgtttcagtatgacaatgcccctgtgcacaaagtgaggtccatacagaaatggtttatcgagaTCAACGTGTGGAAGAACTAGACAGTgccctgacctaaaccccatcgaaaacctttgggaagaattgtaacgccgattgcgagccaggcctaatcgcctaacatcagtccctgaactcactaatgctcttgtggctgaatggattcaattccccgcagcaatgttccaacatctaatagaaagccttcccagaagagaggaggctgttatagcagcaaagggggggaccaactccatattaacgcccatgattttggaatgagatgttcgatgagcaggtatCCATtaacttttggtaatgtagtgtaacACAATAATTTGGATAGCCACTCTAGCTTCAACCTCATGTGGGTGCTAGCAAGCAGGCTAGGTAATGCAAGGTATCAACAGCCAATCCAGTAGGGGCTGGAAGCCATGATAAGCATTGATTGGTCAACAGCTTTCCCCAACTTTGGTCCCGCCCTGTTCACGCTGCCTCGCCAATGCCCGCAACACCCAATGGTCCCCTCGGCCACTTCGCTGACCTCCGTTGAAAATGAATGGGGTTTCGGTGTTTCATCTCCCCGAACGTGTTATGTGGAAATGCACTGACAGTGACCAATCAAAGCTCACTATAGCTTCCAGCTATACCTAGCACGAACTagccggcctttctagggagttttttcctagccaccgtgcttctacacctgcgttgcttgctgtttgtggttttaggctgggtttctgtacagcactttgtgacatcagctgatgtaagaagggctatataaatacatttgattgatttgattgattgacttgagtcattttctattatctTCACATTTACTCAAGTACGACAAGTGGATACAGTCATCAATACTAGAAAATGTTCATTGTTATTCTCTGACCTGGAACGCATCTCCAGAATGTGTAGGCCTATCTTCAGAATAGGCCAACAACTGTAACTGTCACTTAAACAACGCTTGGGAGTTGATTTGATACATAGCTCTCTTCCCTAGCGCCTGCACAGTTCACACCATGAGCCTTTCCAAGACTTTAGGTCTACAGTAGGTTGGTACATgtagtgtaggcctacagtaggttGTAGGGAGGGAGATGTATTGTATATAGataggtaggcctacagtagtagttgtagGGAGATGTATTGTATataggtaggcctacagtaggttGTAGGGATATGTATTGTATataggtaggcctacagtagtagttgtGAGAAGCATGAGGACAGGACTGCCAGCTCCGTCTCTAGGCTACATTACAAACACACCAAAACGTTTTAGCCTATACAGTTTTCACAAATTAGTGCCTTTGAAGAGGAAGTGTTATGTCGTTCAAAATCTCTTGTCTGTCAGTAAAATATCATTTCGTGTCACAGGAGGAAACAGCCTTGAGCAGAACTCTGTGCCCTGCGCTAGACCCCAGCTGCCAGCCGATGACATGGCAGAGGAGGTGAGGCCGGGGAAGTCGGTGAACCCTCCCACACATAGAGACATGTACAGTAGGTTATAGGGACATGTAGTGTGGataggtaggcctacagtaggttATAGGGACATGTAGTGTGGataggtaggcctacagtaggttGTTACATgtagtgtaggcctacagtaggttGTAGGGATATGTAGTGTAGATAGGTAGGTCCTATAGTAGGTTGTAGGGATATGTAGTGTAGATAGGTAggtcctacagtaggttgtagggatatgtagtgtagatatgtaggtcctacagtaggttgtagGAATATGTAGTGTAGATAGGTAGCTCCTACAGTAGGTTGTAGGGATATGTAGTGTCTATAGGTAGGTCCTACAGTAGGTTGTTACATgtagtgtaggcctacagtaggttGTAGGGATATGTAGTGTAGataggtaggcctacagtagattGTTACATGTAGTGTAGATAGGTAGGCCTACGGTAGGATGTAgggatatgtacagtgccttgtaaaagtttatcccccttggcgtttttcctatgtTTTTGCATTACaaactgtaatttaaatagatttttatttggatttcatgtaatgaacatacacaaaatgctccaaattggtgaagtgaaatattAAAAACTACTTATttcttaaaaacttcttagggcagaaatcccgttaacaggatgatatgacaacagccagtgaaagtgcagggcgccaaattcaaaacagaaatctcataattaaaattcctcaaacatacatgtatctcatatcattttaaatgtaatcttgttgttaatcccaccacagtgtccgatttcaaatatgctttacagcaaaagcaccacaaacgattatgttaggtcaccaccaagcgtcagaaaaacacagccatttttccagccaaagatttTCCAGCCAGAGTCACAAAAAggacaaatagagataaaatgtatcactaacctttgatgatcttcatcagatgacactcataggtcttcatgttacacaatacatgtatgttttgtttgataaagttcatatttatgacaaaatctgagtttacattgacgcattacgttcactagttccaaaaacattcagtgattttgcatagccacaccGATTCAACAGAAatgctcatcataaatgtagatgataatacaagttatacacatggaattatagatatacctctccttaatgcaaatgctgtgtcagatttttaaaaaactttacggaaaaagcaaaccatgcaataatctgagacggcactTAGAACAATAGTCAaaatagccgccatgttggagtcaacagaaccagaaatgacatgataaatattcccttacctttgattatcttcatcagaatgcactcccaggaatcccctGTCCACattaatgtttgttttgttcgataatgtccataatttatgtccaaatacctccttttgttagagcgtttggtatacatatccaaacgctcgttcTGGTCGATCGTtacttcggacaaaaacttcaaaaagttatattacaggtcgaagaaacatttcaaactaggTACacaatcaatcattaggatgttcttatcataaatcttcaaccaagttccaaccagagaattcctttgtgtcttgaggAGCAACGGAACGCAAGTGGATATCATGTGGAATGAgcgtgaccaggaaatggctgactgccagacacaTGGCTCATTCtgctcttattcagtcccacaacacagtagaagactcattcaaatttctatagatggttgacatctagtggaagccctaggaagtgcaacttcattgaTATCTCAATGGGATTTCAATTGGAACTGTGTTGAAAATCTACCAActtcagatttctcacttcctgttttgatcttctcgggtttttgcctgcaatttgagttctgttatactcacatacatcattcaaacagttttagaaacttcagagtgttttctttccaatactaacaataatatgcatatattagcaactgagactgaggagcagaccgtttactctgggcaccttattcatccaagctactcaatactgcagAACAGAAGTTTAAAAATTCTAAAAAGTtctaaacggaaaagtggtgcttgcatatgtattcacctcctttgctatgaagcccccaaataagatctggtgcaaccaattaccttcagaagtgacataattagttaaataaactccacctgtgtgcaatctaattgTCACATGatatgtcacatgatctcattatatctacacctgttctgaaaggccccagagactGCAACACCACTTagtaaggggcaccaccaagcaagcggcaccacgaagaccaaggagctctccaaacaggtcagggacaaagttgtggagaagtacagatcagggttgggttctaaaaaaatatcctaaactttgaacattccattattaaaaaaatggaaagaatatggcaccacaacaaacctgccaagagagggccacccaccaaaactcacagaccaggcaaggagggcattaataaatcagagaggcaacaaagagatcaaagacaaccctgaaggagctgcaaagctccacagcggagattggagtatctgtccataggccAACCTTAATCCGTACACTCcaaagagctgggctttacagaagagtggtcaaaaaaaagccattgctttaagaaaaaaaattgtgtttgccaaaaggcatgtgggagactgcCCAAACATAtcgaagaaggtactctggtcagatgatactaaaatgttgctttttggccTTCAAGAGAAACACTATGTCTGCCGCAAACCCAACACTCCCCATCACcctgagaataccatccccacagtgaaccatggtggtggcagcatcatgctgtgaggatgtttttcatctgcagcgactgggaaactggtcagaattgaaggaatgatggatggcgctaaatacagggaattcttgagggaaacctgtttcagtctttgtcacgacttccgccgaagttggctcctctccttcgggcggcgttcggcgatcgacgtcaccggctttctagccatcgccgctccatttttaaggtatccatttgttttgtcttgttccatacacacctggttttcattccctaatcATTTACATGTGTTtagccctctgtttcccatcatgtctttgtgtgtattgtttgtttgtgttgtggaTTATTGGCAGGTGCATTACATGTTCTGTGTTTTGGGCacaatattgtttttttttgtgctgTATTTTATAGAAAGGAATTAAAGTGCGCCTGTTCACTACGCTCTGctttcctgcacctgacttcgcctcccaTACACACCGTTGACAGTCTTCCAaatatttgagactgggatggaagttcaccttccagcaggacaatgaccctaagcatactgctaaagcaacaatcgagtggtttaaggggaaacatttaaatgtcttggaatggcctagtcaaagcccagacctcaatccaattgagaatctgtggtatgacttaaagattgctgtacaccagcggaacccatctaacttgaaggagctggagcagttttgccttgaataatgggcaaaaatcccagtggctagatgtgccaagcttattgagacataccccaagagacttgcagctgtaattgctgcaaaaggagtctctacaaattattgactttgggggggtgaatagttaagcatgttcaagttttctgttttgttGTCTTATTTGtagtttgtttcacaataaaaaataagttgcatcttcaaagtggtaggcatgtcgtgtaaatcaaatgatacaaccctgCAAAAATCCCTTTTGATTCCCGGTCGTAaggtaacaaaataggaaaaggtaggtaggcctacagtagattGTAGGGATATTAAATGTAGataggtaggcctacagtaggttGTTACATGTCGTGTATATATGTAGTCCTACAGTAGGTTGTTACTTGTAGTGTAGATAGGTAGGTCTACAGTAGATTGTAGGGAGATGTAATGTAGATgggtagacctacagtaggtTGTTGTTACATGTAGTGGAGATAGGTaggtgaagagggcacgacaaacctTTTCCCCCTTAATAGACTGAAAagatgggtcctcagatcctcaaaaggttctacagctgcaccatctagagcatcctgacggtttgcatcaccgcctggcatggcaactgctcgccccctgaccgcaaggcactacagagggtagtgttacggcccagtacatcactggcgccaagcttcctgccatccaggacctctttaccaggcggtgtcagacgaAGTTCCTGAATATTGTCAAtgtctccagccaccctagtcatagactgttctctctgttactgcacggcaagcggtaccggagcgccaagtctgggtccaagaggcttctaaacatcttgtacccccaagccataagacaattacctcgactaaccggtgcccccacacattgactctgtaccagtaccccctataTAGCCTATCTATTTTactactgctctttaattatttgttacttttatttttatcTCTTTGGTATTCTtcctaaaactgcattgttggttaagggcttgtgaaaTTAATTAGGATATGTATTTGTCATTTGTAGTTGGAGTTTTATGTGGAACCTGTATTTAGTAGACTCATCCCTTCCTGAGTCGAAGACAATGGGATATGGTTCTGgcacacactgtctgtgtgtgtgtgtgtctgtgtgtgtgtggccagccagccagtcagccagccagccagccaccagccaccctccagccagccaggcagccagccaccagccagccaaccagcaagccagccagccatccagccaccagccactagccagccaccagccagcctgccagccagtcagccaccaGCAAGCCAGTCGCCAGCCATCCAGACACCAGCCACCAaccagcctgccagccagccagccagcaacaAGCCACCAGCCAGCCAGACTGCCACCAGCCACCCACCAACCAGCCACCAGCAAGCCGGCCACAAGCCAGCCTGCCAGCGACCCACCAGCCAGTTACCAGCCAGCCACtagccaccagccagccagccagccagccagcctccagccagccagccagcaataAGCCACCAGCTAGCCAaccagcaagccagccagccatccagacaCCAGCcactagccagccagccaccagccagcctgccagccagtcagccaccaGCAAGCCAGCCGCCAGCCATCCAGACACCACCCATCAACCagactgccagccagccagccagcaacaAGCCACCAGCCAGCCACCAGCCAGCAGACTACCACCAGCCATGCaccagcctgccagccagccagccaggcagccatccatccagacaccagccactagctagccagtcagccaccagccagtcagccaccagccagccagcagccatccagccagccatcagccagcaagccagtcagccagccaccaGAAAACCACTagccagccaccagccacccACCAGCCTTCcagccagccaccagccacccaacagccagtcagccagccaccaGCCAGCTGCCAGCCAGCCACCATCCAGccagccgccagccagccagccagccaccagccAGACAGTGGACTGTGTTTGATTCCCCTCAGCTGGGTCGCATTCATTATGACACAACATcgtaaaacgttttgcaacggaaaacaagTATTCCTATTGGATAAATTAGTAATCCCTCCCAGCCGGCCACCAGCCAGCCTCTAGCCCCCAGCCAGCAACAAGCCACcagccagccaccagccacccatccaccagccagccatccagacaCCAGCAACCAGCAAGCCGGCCTCCAGCCAGACAgttgccagccagccagccagctagccagccagccaccagCAAGCCAGcaacaagccagccagccagccagtctgccACCAGCCATTAGCCACCAGCCAGCAACAAgataccagccagccagccaccagccAGCCACCGGCAAATCAgcctccagccagccagccgcCAGCCGGCCACCAGCCAGCAACAagccaccaaccagccagccagccggccaccagccagccagaccagccagacagtcagccagccactagccaaccagccagccagccagccatccatccaaaatcaaatcaaatcaaatcaaatgtatttatatagcccttcgtacatcagctgatatctcaaagtgctgtacagcaacccagcctaaaaccccaaacagcaagcaatgcaggtgtagaagcacggtggctaggaaaaactccctagaaaggccaaaacctaggaagaaacctagagaggaaccaggctatgtggggtggccagtcctcttgtggctgtgccgggtggagattataacagaacatggccaagatgttcataaatgaccagcatggtcgaataataaatataataatatccAGTCAGCCACCAGCCAGCCACCAGCCAGCAGCCAGCTATTCACcagccagccaccagccaccagcctgccaccagccaccagccagccagccagacagacagtcagcagCCAGCCATTCACCAGCCAACCTGCcaccagccacccagccagccagccaccagccagacagacaccagccaccatccagccagccagccaaccgcCACCAGCCTACCACCAGCCAGCAACGATCCAGGTACCAGCCTGACGGCCAGCCTTCCAGCCACCAGAAAACcaccagctagccagccagccagccaccagctagccagccagccagccaccagccagccagccagccagcagccagccaaccagcctgccagccagccaccaGCCAGCCACCAACCAGCCACCAGCAAACCAGCCTccagccattcagccagccaCCAGCCAGCCACCAGCAAAGCCAGGCTCCAGCCAGCCATCCACCAGCCAGCCggcatccagccagccagccaccagccaccagcctGCCACCAGCCAGCCACCAAACAGCCACGATCCAGTTACCAGCCTGCCGGCCAGCGTTCCAGACACTGAAAGCCACCATCCAGCCAGCCaccagcctgccagccagccaccagccagccaccagccaccagcatgccaccagccagccaccagcctgacagcaagccagccagccatccagacaccagccaccagccagccagtcggCCACCAGCAAGCcagcaaccagccagccagcagccAACCAGCCACCAGACAGCCACCAGCATGCCAggctccagccagccagccaccagccagccatccagccagcagAAAGCCACCAGCCAAACAGTCAGCAGCCAGCCATTCACCAGCCTGCcaccagccacccagccagccagccaccagccagccaccagccagccagccactagCCTCCAACCTGCCaccagcctgccagccagccaccagccagcaccagcagccagtcaccacctgccagccagctttccagccaccagccagccaccaaccagccagccaccatcgagccagccagcctgccacCAGCCAGCAACGAGcagccagccaccagccacctgCCTGCCACTAGCCAGCCaccagcctgccagccagccagccagccaccagccagttaccagcctgccagccaggcttccagccaccagccagccgccagccagccagccaccagccagccagtcaccagCCACCAGCTAGCACCAGCACTCACCAGCCggccaccagccaccagccagccgccagccagccaccagccaccagcctGCCACCAGCCAGCCACCACCCTGCCTGCcaccctgcctgccatccagccaccagccacccaccatccagccagccagcctgccaccagccagcagccagccaccagccacctgtCTGCCACTAGCCAGCCaccagcctgccagccagccagccagccagccacaagcCAGTTACCAGCCTGCCAGCCAGGCTTCCAGCCACCAGCCTGTCAGCCAGCCACCAGCCAGTTACCAGCCTGCCAGCCAGGATTCCAGCCACCAGCCAGTTACCAGCCTGCCAGCCAGGCTTCCACCCAACAGCCAGTCACCCATCCACCAGCCAGACAGCATGCCAGTCAGCCACCAGCCAGCCACCAGCCAGCCACCAGCCAGCAACCAGcagccagccaccagccacctgCCTGCCACTAGCCAGCCACCAGCCCAACAGCCACCAGCCAGCCACCAGCCAGTTACCAGCCTGCCAGCCAGGCTTCCAGCCACCAGccagccaccagccagccagccaccatcCAGCCAGCCACCAGCCAGCACCAGCACTCACCAG
This window of the Oncorhynchus clarkii lewisi isolate Uvic-CL-2024 chromosome 1, UVic_Ocla_1.0, whole genome shotgun sequence genome carries:
- the LOC139414301 gene encoding adhesive plaque matrix protein-like yields the protein MPPASHQPDSKPASHPDTSHQPASRPPASQQPASQQPTSHQTATSMPGSSQPATSQPSSQQKATSQTVSSQPFTSLPPATQPASHQPATSQPATSLQPATSLPASHQPAPAASHHLPASFPATSQPPTSQPPSSQPACHQPATSSQPPATCLPLASHQPASQPASHQPPATSLPASQPASHKPVTSLPARLPATSLSASHQPVTSLPARIPATSQLPACQPGFHPTASHPSTSQTACQSATSQPPASHQPATSSQPPATCLPLASHQPNSHQPATSQLPACQPGFQPPASHQPASHHPASHQPAPALTSQPPTTSLPVSHQPATSSQSPACQPAFQPPASHQPASKPASHQQASQPPASHQSASQPPATQQPVTQPPARQHASQPPASRQPATSHQPATSQPPACLPLCLPSSHQPPTIQPASLPPASNQQPATSHLPATSHSPACQPASQPPASYQPASQASSHQPVSQPPASYQPASQASSHQPAASQPPASQPPASTSTHQPATSHQPASQPPASHQKATSQPGQHSSHQSATSSQPACLPANSQHTSQLASHQPFTSQPPTSQQASQPSASHQ